One genomic window of uncultured delta proteobacterium includes the following:
- a CDS encoding Integral membrane protein, with translation MSPFEIASDVFTVTNIAIMSGGLIFGMVAGALPGISSTMAVTLLLPFTFALPAGSGLMLLMAIYTASVYGGSISAILINTPGTGSSAATAIDGYQLTRKGHGARALRISTFASALGGVVSAIALILLSPPLSKISLWFGPPEYFLLACLGLSAVATLAANSIAKGILAAVIGLFLASVGLDYSLGSPRFTFGIMELEGGISFIPALIGLFALSEVLRMAENRFAPDSKPADFRNDRFFPSLAELAPTWATMGRGSVIGTIIGILPGAGAEIGSWISYNTEKRLSKHRHEIGHGSTVGVAASEVANNAVTGAALIPLFTLGIPGSSVAAVILGGLLIHGLVPGRELFTEYATITYTAMFGFLIANILMLFFGLLLVKPFAQVTKIPRRYLAPIIVTLCFIGAYAINNSFFDVGIMVVFGVIGYVLQRAGFHPAPIVLAMILGPMAESRYLQMYSLSDGNVISYMFTRPISLALIGMIVLFLFSPAFFKNVQQGPAPETAPGSVKDTQEAA, from the coding sequence ATGTCCCCATTTGAAATTGCTTCAGATGTTTTTACCGTCACCAATATCGCGATAATGTCCGGCGGTCTCATATTCGGCATGGTCGCGGGCGCGCTGCCGGGCATCAGTTCCACCATGGCCGTGACCCTGCTGTTGCCGTTCACCTTCGCCCTGCCCGCCGGGTCGGGCCTGATGCTGCTGATGGCCATCTATACCGCGTCTGTTTATGGCGGCAGCATTTCCGCCATTCTCATCAACACGCCGGGCACGGGCTCTTCCGCCGCCACGGCCATTGACGGATACCAGCTCACCCGCAAGGGGCACGGCGCGCGGGCGCTGCGTATTTCGACTTTCGCCTCCGCGCTGGGCGGGGTGGTCAGCGCCATCGCCCTGATTCTCCTCTCGCCCCCGCTCTCGAAAATCTCGCTCTGGTTCGGCCCGCCGGAATATTTCCTCCTGGCCTGCCTCGGGCTCTCGGCCGTGGCCACCCTGGCGGCGAACTCCATCGCCAAAGGCATTCTCGCTGCCGTCATCGGCCTCTTTCTCGCCTCGGTCGGGCTGGACTACTCGCTCGGCAGCCCGCGCTTCACCTTCGGCATCATGGAGCTTGAGGGCGGCATATCCTTCATCCCGGCCCTGATCGGGCTGTTCGCCCTTTCCGAGGTCCTGCGGATGGCGGAAAACCGCTTCGCGCCGGACTCCAAACCCGCCGATTTCCGCAACGACAGGTTCTTCCCCTCCCTGGCCGAACTGGCGCCAACCTGGGCCACCATGGGGCGCGGCTCCGTCATCGGCACCATTATCGGCATCCTGCCCGGAGCCGGGGCCGAAATCGGGTCCTGGATCAGCTACAACACGGAAAAGCGCCTGTCCAAACACCGCCATGAAATCGGCCACGGCTCCACCGTGGGCGTCGCCGCATCCGAAGTAGCCAACAACGCGGTTACGGGCGCGGCGCTCATTCCGCTCTTCACGCTGGGCATTCCCGGCAGTTCCGTGGCGGCGGTCATCCTGGGCGGCCTTCTCATCCATGGGCTGGTGCCGGGGCGCGAACTGTTCACCGAATACGCGACCATAACCTACACGGCCATGTTCGGCTTCCTCATCGCCAATATCCTGATGCTCTTTTTCGGGCTCCTGCTGGTGAAGCCCTTTGCCCAGGTCACGAAGATTCCCCGGCGGTACCTCGCGCCGATCATTGTAACGCTCTGCTTTATCGGGGCCTATGCCATCAACAACAGCTTCTTCGACGTGGGCATCATGGTGGTCTTCGGGGTCATCGGGTACGTGCTGCAAAGAGCCGGATTTCATCCCGCGCCCATCGTCCTTGCCATGATTCTCGGCCCCATGGCGGAATCGCGCTATCTCCAGATGTACAGCCTGAGCGACGGCAACGTTATCAGTTACATGTTCACCCGCCCCATTTCGCTGGCGCTGATCGGAATGATCGTACTGTTCCTCTTCTCCCCGGCCTTTTTCAAGAACGTGCAGCAAGGCCCCGCGCCCGAAACCGCACCCGGCTCCGTAAAAGACACGCAGGAGGCCGCCTGA
- a CDS encoding membrane hypothetical protein (Evidence 5 : No homology to any previously reported sequences) — protein MTPNTTFFQRFPLDFWVCTVIFLAAAFLFADSRGYPDKAILFPSIMLVCMMGLSAYCMAASCIKRQKLLRAVAAGTRTLPAKTPIDRKAVCAFACMAAAYAFLTPYIGFGLASLIFIGAGTVFFGEKDKRAVVAVPLGTMLFVYGFFIYFLDVSIPFFPASFGS, from the coding sequence ATGACACCGAACACCACATTTTTCCAGCGGTTCCCGCTCGACTTCTGGGTCTGCACCGTCATCTTTCTGGCTGCCGCCTTTCTCTTCGCGGATTCGCGGGGGTATCCCGACAAGGCGATTCTGTTCCCCTCCATCATGCTGGTCTGCATGATGGGCCTGAGCGCGTACTGCATGGCCGCCTCCTGCATCAAACGGCAGAAACTCCTGCGCGCCGTTGCAGCCGGGACCCGGACGCTCCCGGCAAAAACGCCCATCGACCGCAAAGCCGTCTGCGCCTTTGCCTGCATGGCCGCCGCGTACGCGTTCCTCACGCCGTATATCGGTTTCGGGCTTGCCAGCCTTATTTTCATCGGGGCCGGGACCGTCTTTTTCGGCGAAAAGGATAAACGCGCCGTCGTGGCCGTCCCGCTGGGCACAATGCTCTTCGTCTACGGTTTCTTCATCTATTTCCTTGACGTGAGCATTCCCTTCTTCCCGGCGTCCTTCGGCTCGTAA
- a CDS encoding putative Phosphogluconate dehydrogenase, NAD-binding,-like protein (Evidence 3 : Function proposed based on presence of conserved amino acid motif, structural feature or limited homology) translates to MSFAFIGFGEVSYCISKGFRKDFGETVALTAYDVMLGSGKPIEKTVRERAAEVRVTLADSLKEAIKDADIVFCAVQGAYSLEVGRSARDFVKAGAIYVDLTTANPAHKFALGEAFAEKGIEFVDAAMLGALPVSLHKVPMLVSGTGAARAVPLMRERNMDVTLVQGPAGEASKIKLTRSVFMKGMQALLVETFLFARKAGVENIVMDSITESMDKGGFKTMAERMICADLIHAERRSHEVSDSILVMRDLEVEPIMASATVQRLKASAALGYREELTGKAPKTLAEAYALWEKKNYV, encoded by the coding sequence ATGTCCTTCGCATTCATCGGATTTGGTGAAGTTTCCTACTGCATTTCAAAGGGATTCCGCAAGGATTTCGGGGAAACCGTCGCACTCACGGCCTACGACGTCATGCTGGGCAGCGGGAAACCGATTGAAAAAACCGTTCGCGAACGCGCGGCGGAGGTTCGCGTCACGCTGGCCGACTCCCTGAAAGAGGCCATCAAGGATGCGGACATCGTGTTCTGCGCCGTCCAGGGCGCGTATTCCCTTGAGGTGGGCAGATCCGCCCGCGATTTCGTCAAGGCCGGGGCCATTTACGTCGACCTGACCACCGCCAACCCCGCCCACAAGTTCGCCCTGGGCGAAGCCTTCGCGGAAAAGGGCATCGAGTTTGTCGACGCCGCCATGCTCGGCGCGCTGCCGGTTTCCCTGCACAAGGTGCCCATGCTCGTTTCCGGCACAGGCGCGGCCAGAGCGGTCCCCCTCATGCGGGAACGCAATATGGACGTCACCCTAGTGCAGGGCCCCGCCGGGGAAGCTTCCAAAATCAAGCTGACCCGGAGCGTTTTCATGAAAGGGATGCAAGCGCTGCTCGTGGAGACTTTCCTCTTCGCCCGCAAGGCCGGTGTGGAGAACATCGTCATGGATTCCATCACTGAATCCATGGACAAGGGCGGGTTCAAAACCATGGCGGAACGGATGATCTGCGCCGACCTCATCCACGCCGAGCGCCGCTCCCACGAAGTTTCCGACTCGATCCTGGTCATGCGGGACCTCGAGGTCGAGCCCATCATGGCAAGCGCCACCGTGCAGCGGCTGAAAGCTTCCGCCGCTCTCGGCTACCGCGAGGAACTGACGGGCAAAGCCCCGAAGACGCTCGCCGAGGCTTACGCCCTGTGGGAGAAAAAGAACTACGTATAG
- a CDS encoding putative Bug family protein (Evidence 3 : Function proposed based on presence of conserved amino acid motif, structural feature or limited homology), which translates to MGRIAKKMGILAACMAFSAVLFSPAIAGAAEYPKKNITLIVPYSAGGSSDIGARRHAQFLEKELGVSVIIDNTAGAGGWVGWNKLMKAKPDGYTIAQLNLVYVDGYLNPEMKRTQNLDSITPLARHVLDTTAWAVKPDSPYKDAKELLEYVKANPGKVKVATSGVMTQHHILLIQLEKLGYKMEPVHTNGLADVMTMVLGGHVDVASLGAGDVRKQARDGELRALAVMSPERSRFLPDTPTMKENTGLALEAYAARGYAGPAGMDPAVVKILSDALGKAMNNPEHIKEMENLGMDVAYLNSDDWKAFLKKIEKEHKEILGW; encoded by the coding sequence ATGGGTCGGATCGCAAAAAAAATGGGCATCCTTGCGGCATGCATGGCGTTTTCCGCCGTTCTTTTCAGCCCTGCCATCGCCGGGGCGGCGGAGTATCCCAAAAAGAACATCACCCTCATCGTGCCCTATTCCGCGGGCGGCAGCAGCGATATCGGTGCGCGCCGTCACGCGCAGTTCCTGGAAAAGGAACTCGGCGTTTCCGTCATCATTGACAACACCGCCGGGGCCGGCGGCTGGGTGGGCTGGAACAAGCTGATGAAGGCCAAGCCCGACGGCTATACCATCGCACAGTTGAACCTCGTGTACGTTGACGGGTATCTTAACCCGGAAATGAAGCGAACCCAGAACCTGGACAGCATCACTCCGCTTGCGCGGCACGTGCTGGATACAACCGCCTGGGCCGTCAAGCCGGATTCACCCTACAAGGACGCCAAGGAACTGCTCGAATACGTCAAGGCCAACCCCGGCAAAGTGAAGGTAGCGACCTCCGGCGTGATGACCCAGCACCACATTCTGCTGATCCAGTTGGAAAAGCTGGGCTACAAGATGGAACCCGTGCACACCAACGGCCTGGCCGACGTCATGACCATGGTGCTCGGCGGCCATGTGGACGTAGCCTCCCTCGGCGCGGGCGATGTCCGCAAGCAGGCCAGGGACGGCGAATTGCGCGCCCTGGCGGTTATGTCTCCCGAGCGCTCCCGCTTCCTGCCCGATACCCCGACGATGAAGGAAAACACCGGCCTCGCCCTGGAAGCGTATGCCGCGCGCGGCTATGCCGGCCCGGCGGGCATGGACCCGGCCGTCGTAAAAATTCTTTCCGACGCGCTGGGGAAAGCCATGAACAACCCCGAGCACATCAAGGAAATGGAAAACCTCGGCATGGACGTGGCGTACCTTAACAGCGACGACTGGAAGGCGTTTCTGAAAAAGATCGAAAAGGAACACAAAGAAATTCTCGGCTGGTAG
- a CDS encoding putative SIS domain protein (Evidence 3 : Function proposed based on presence of conserved amino acid motif, structural feature or limited homology) produces MHQGLEDAIRHAKLTKLEKTIAEYVLRNIGEVSFMTVAELAKALDVSDTSIIRATRAMGYAGFSDFQRSIQQELRQKMQDLDNPMSPKGRFLSKSARRDKENLTAQGLSLVMGHLNAVMENNSREKLEKTIDILVGSRQKFICGYRGSAAVLYFFGQKLRQFLPMVHTLITGDSEMIERLADISSKDCLFVCSFPRYNHMVMQASDMARRAGAKVIALTDKVTSPLARNTEISLLAGVDFPGFCNSYVAPLFICDLLLLLLSEKINMESNGKADLIEEYVQKLNINYL; encoded by the coding sequence ATGCATCAGGGATTAGAAGACGCAATACGTCACGCCAAGTTGACAAAGCTGGAAAAGACGATTGCCGAGTACGTCCTGAGGAATATCGGCGAGGTTTCCTTCATGACCGTCGCGGAATTGGCGAAAGCCCTGGACGTCAGCGACACGAGCATCATCCGGGCGACGCGGGCCATGGGGTACGCCGGGTTTTCCGATTTTCAGCGCAGTATCCAGCAGGAATTGCGCCAAAAAATGCAGGACCTGGACAATCCCATGTCTCCCAAAGGCAGGTTTCTCTCGAAAAGCGCCCGGCGGGATAAAGAAAACCTGACGGCGCAAGGGCTGTCCCTGGTCATGGGGCACCTGAATGCCGTCATGGAGAACAACAGCAGGGAAAAGCTCGAGAAAACCATCGATATCCTGGTCGGCAGCCGGCAGAAATTCATTTGCGGTTACAGGGGGAGCGCCGCGGTTCTCTACTTTTTCGGCCAGAAGCTCCGCCAGTTCCTGCCCATGGTGCATACGCTCATAACGGGCGACAGTGAAATGATCGAGCGGCTGGCGGACATATCGTCCAAGGATTGCCTGTTCGTCTGTTCCTTTCCCCGGTATAACCATATGGTCATGCAGGCCTCGGACATGGCCCGCAGAGCCGGCGCGAAAGTGATCGCGCTGACGGACAAGGTAACCTCGCCCCTGGCCAGGAATACCGAGATCTCCCTGCTCGCGGGGGTGGATTTCCCCGGCTTCTGCAACTCCTACGTGGCCCCTCTCTTCATCTGCGACCTTTTACTCCTCCTCCTCAGCGAAAAGATCAACATGGAATCCAACGGCAAGGCCGACCTGATCGAAGAATACGTGCAGAAATTAAACATCAACTACCTCTGA
- a CDS encoding conserved hypothetical protein (Evidence 4 : Homologs of previously reported genes of unknown function) codes for MITDTVTRIRGGHVVDPATGESAIRDLWIVNGRVAATQPAGGGDHTDIDAAGCYVFPGLADFHLHMFQGGTEIGLQPDSVLLPQGVTMAVDQGSAGVANCDAFYAGTLAKTTVRAYAFLHLCPAGLATTRYLENIDPANFDPVAVRDVFDRYPGVFRGLKIRQSVEIAGNHGLKPLERTLRIADDLDLPVVVHTTDPAGDIEDLASMLRPGDVFSHVFHGRGQTVLDDAGNIRPAVREARKRGVFFDTADGRVHYGLKQIRLALGRGFLPDTISTDLTRISMFTAPVFGLPFIMSKYLALGMRLEDVVRAVTQTPARILGLDAAKFGTLQPGAYGDVALFTLAESAATITDKTGDTLALPRILVPQMTLRNGKVVYRNITF; via the coding sequence ATGATTACGGATACGGTCACCCGCATCAGGGGCGGTCATGTCGTGGACCCGGCAACGGGTGAATCCGCAATACGGGATCTGTGGATCGTCAACGGCCGCGTGGCGGCAACGCAGCCCGCAGGCGGCGGCGACCACACGGACATCGACGCCGCCGGCTGCTACGTGTTCCCCGGTCTTGCCGATTTCCACCTGCACATGTTCCAGGGCGGGACGGAAATCGGCCTGCAGCCGGATTCAGTACTGCTGCCCCAGGGCGTCACCATGGCCGTGGACCAGGGCAGCGCGGGCGTTGCCAACTGCGACGCGTTTTATGCGGGAACCCTGGCAAAAACCACGGTCAGGGCTTACGCCTTCCTGCACCTCTGCCCGGCGGGCCTTGCCACCACGCGGTATTTGGAAAACATCGATCCCGCCAATTTCGACCCCGTCGCCGTGCGGGACGTGTTCGACCGCTATCCGGGCGTTTTTCGCGGCCTGAAAATCCGGCAGAGCGTCGAAATAGCCGGAAATCACGGCCTCAAACCGCTGGAGCGAACGCTGCGCATCGCGGACGACCTGGACCTGCCCGTGGTGGTGCACACCACGGACCCGGCGGGCGACATTGAAGACCTCGCCTCCATGCTGCGGCCGGGGGACGTCTTCAGCCACGTCTTTCACGGGCGCGGCCAAACCGTTCTGGACGATGCCGGAAACATCCGCCCGGCCGTCCGCGAAGCCCGGAAACGCGGGGTGTTCTTCGATACTGCTGACGGCCGCGTCCATTACGGGCTGAAGCAAATCCGCCTTGCGCTCGGCCGGGGCTTTTTACCGGACACCATCAGCACGGACCTGACGCGCATCAGCATGTTCACCGCGCCGGTGTTCGGTCTGCCGTTCATCATGTCCAAATACCTGGCGCTGGGCATGCGGCTGGAAGACGTAGTGCGGGCCGTGACGCAGACCCCCGCGCGCATCCTCGGGCTGGACGCGGCGAAATTCGGCACCCTGCAACCGGGAGCGTATGGCGACGTCGCGCTGTTTACCCTGGCGGAAAGCGCCGCCACCATCACGGACAAGACCGGTGACACCCTTGCGCTGCCCCGGATTCTTGTGCCGCAAATGACGCTCCGGAACGGAAAAGTCGTGTATCGGAACATCACCTTCTGA
- a CDS encoding 4Fe-4S dicluster domain protein produces the protein MDISNVYAVYFSATGTTQKIVTHIASALGNELGAKVGTRNFTLPAGRAEPLVFGKGDCIVFGTPVYAGRIPNVLLTYLETMEGNGALAVPVALFGNRNYDDALIEQRDLLERKGFHTVGAAAFVGEHSFSKILAAGRPDSEDMALATRFAADVAAKIKALPEGEALQPVPVKGTPYPHAGYYRPRDGEGIFIDIRKVKSLVNERCTNCNICIGLCPLGSISKENVREYTGICIKCGACIKGCPENARYYTDEGYLFHQHDLEAKYTRRALPELFV, from the coding sequence ATGGACATCAGCAACGTTTACGCGGTCTATTTCAGTGCAACCGGCACCACGCAAAAAATCGTGACGCATATCGCTTCCGCTCTCGGCAATGAGCTGGGCGCGAAAGTGGGAACACGCAACTTCACGCTCCCGGCGGGCAGAGCCGAACCCCTGGTTTTCGGCAAGGGCGATTGTATCGTGTTCGGCACCCCGGTCTACGCGGGACGGATTCCCAACGTTCTGCTCACCTACCTGGAAACCATGGAAGGCAACGGCGCGCTGGCCGTTCCCGTCGCCCTGTTCGGGAACCGGAACTACGACGACGCCCTGATAGAACAGCGGGATCTTTTGGAGCGCAAGGGATTCCACACCGTGGGCGCCGCCGCCTTTGTGGGCGAGCATTCATTTTCCAAAATTCTCGCCGCGGGCAGGCCCGACAGCGAAGACATGGCCCTCGCCACGCGGTTCGCCGCCGACGTTGCCGCCAAAATCAAGGCCCTGCCCGAAGGGGAAGCCTTGCAGCCCGTGCCGGTCAAGGGCACGCCTTACCCGCATGCCGGGTATTACCGGCCGCGCGACGGGGAGGGGATCTTCATCGATATCCGTAAAGTCAAATCCCTGGTGAACGAGCGCTGTACGAACTGCAACATCTGCATCGGCCTGTGCCCTCTGGGGTCGATCAGCAAGGAAAACGTGCGCGAATACACCGGCATTTGCATCAAGTGCGGGGCCTGCATCAAAGGATGCCCCGAGAACGCGCGCTACTATACGGACGAAGGCTACCTGTTTCACCAGCATGATCTGGAAGCAAAATACACCCGCCGGGCCTTGCCCGAGTTGTTCGTATAA
- a CDS encoding hypothetical protein (Evidence 5 : No homology to any previously reported sequences) — translation MTEYVFYVSLQIRFFLKLVVVNDSIPFTAARRKFRLRAQATIQPYHQERPHVLRIHRIW, via the coding sequence TTGACAGAATACGTTTTTTATGTTTCGTTGCAAATACGCTTTTTTTTAAAATTAGTTGTTGTAAATGATTCTATTCCGTTCACGGCGGCGCGCCGGAAATTCCGGCTTCGTGCACAGGCAACCATACAACCTTACCACCAGGAGCGTCCTCATGTCCTTCGCATTCATCGGATTTGGTGA